The genomic region GTCCCTGGGGCCGAACTTCTTGAAGTCGATTTTTCCGTCCTGCGGCTTTCTCCGCTCCGCGATGTCGAGCCCCGCCATGATCTTGATCCTGGAGGTCAGGGCGTGCTTGTACTTGTAGGGTATGCGCTGGTACACGGCGCACCTGCCGTCGATCCTAAGGCGCACCGTCACGTCCTCGCGTCCCGGCGCCGGCTCGATGTGGATGTCGGAGGCGTTCTTCTCGTGTGCCTCGCAGATGATCTTGTTCACCAGCTGGACGATGACGCTGTCCTGCTCCGAGACCTTCTGCATTTCCTGCTCTACCGCCGGGTCGTCGTCGGTGTCGAGCTTGCTAAGAAGGTCGGAGATGCTGGCCGAAGGTCCCTCGGCGCTCCCCCCTGCGAGCTGGTAGTAGTGGTCGATGAATTTTCCGATGTCCTCTCTGAAGGCACCGACGAAGCTGATCCTCTTGTACTCCTGGAAGACGAACTTGATCAGGTCCTGCTTGGCGAGGTCGGTGGGGTCCTCCATGGCGACCTGCAGCACGCTGTGGTCGATCTTGACCGGGACCCAGCGCTCCTTCTTGAGGCGGTCTGGCCTGGTCTTTTTCAGCACGTCGTCCAGCCTGGGCAGGTCCGGGTCGAAGGAGACGAACTCGGTGCCGAAGTTGAGGCTCAGGCACTTGATCATCTCCTCGCGTGGGATCTTGTAGTCCCGCATCAGCACGTGGTCGAGCCCTATGCTCGCCACGTCCGGATGCGCCGTAGCCCTCTGGATGTCGGACTCCTCCAGGAGGTTCTTGTCCAAAAGGTAGTTGTAGCGCGACTTGTTCCTGATCAGCTTGGCCGAGGCGGCGAGCCGGAAGATGTTGTGGATGGCTATGGAGAGCGAGGTGGCGAGCTCGGTTGCGTAGCTTAGGTCCGTGTCGTCGAAGCTGTCCCCGGCCTTTTTGTTGATGAGCTGCATCACGCCGATCATCTGGTTGTTGAACTTCATCGGGACGCAGAGCACCTGCTTCGTGCGGAAGCCGCTCTTCTTGTCCCAGGTGACGTCGAAGCTCAACCCCGAACTGATCATCTTCAGCTCGTGGGAGTCGTAGGCGTCACTTATGTTAAGCAGCGTCCCCGAGAGGGCGCAGAACCCGGCGAGGCTGTTGCTGCCGATCGGGACGGTGATCTGCTGGATCTCCTCCCCCGATTTCACCTTGGACATGAGCATCTTCTGCTTATGGTCGATCACGTAGATGGTCAGCCGCTCCGCCTTGAACAGCTCGGCGATGCTGTCCTTCAACTGCACCAGTATGGTGTTCAGGTTCCCGGAGGAGTGGATCTCGTTGATCTTCTCCATGAACCGTTTGCGATGTTCGAGTTGCTGTTTGAGTTGATCTGCATCTGGCATAGATCTGTCCTCTGTGGCGATGGCATACTTTGCCGGCAGCTTCCGGTTGGATTAGTCCTGGTTAACACGTCCGGCTGCTGCTTAACTTAAAGTTTTAAACGCCGTTTCCGAAACGTTACATGTAGTAGGCTCATCGGCAGATAGATCGTGAACTGAAGGAATTGCTGGTTTATGAAGAATCTCAGCTCAGCCACAATACGCTTCCTTATCGGCTGCGCCGTGACCGCTCTTTTCTGCCTGCTGCT from Citrifermentans bremense harbors:
- a CDS encoding GspE/PulE family protein; the encoded protein is MPDADQLKQQLEHRKRFMEKINEIHSSGNLNTILVQLKDSIAELFKAERLTIYVIDHKQKMLMSKVKSGEEIQQITVPIGSNSLAGFCALSGTLLNISDAYDSHELKMISSGLSFDVTWDKKSGFRTKQVLCVPMKFNNQMIGVMQLINKKAGDSFDDTDLSYATELATSLSIAIHNIFRLAASAKLIRNKSRYNYLLDKNLLEESDIQRATAHPDVASIGLDHVLMRDYKIPREEMIKCLSLNFGTEFVSFDPDLPRLDDVLKKTRPDRLKKERWVPVKIDHSVLQVAMEDPTDLAKQDLIKFVFQEYKRISFVGAFREDIGKFIDHYYQLAGGSAEGPSASISDLLSKLDTDDDPAVEQEMQKVSEQDSVIVQLVNKIICEAHEKNASDIHIEPAPGREDVTVRLRIDGRCAVYQRIPYKYKHALTSRIKIMAGLDIAERRKPQDGKIDFKKFGPRDIELRVATLPSSGQLEDVVLRILASGEPIPFENLGLTERNREVFTDCIKKPYGLILVVGPTGSGKTTTLHSAVSVINTPQTKIWTAEDPIEITQKGLRQVQVNAKIGLTFAVALRAFLRADPDVIMVGEMRDEETASIGVESSLTGHLVFSTLHTNSAPETVTRLLDMGLDPFSFSDALLCILAQRLARRLCSGCKESYRPAEDELQEIVAEYGEAEFAALRMDPATITLSRAKGCAKCNGSGYKGRLGLHELLDCGDQMKALIKGKAEVAELRKQAIADGMTTLKQDGILKCFQGLTDIHEVRRVCIK